A single genomic interval of Hevea brasiliensis isolate MT/VB/25A 57/8 chromosome 4, ASM3005281v1, whole genome shotgun sequence harbors:
- the LOC110636396 gene encoding transmembrane emp24 domain-containing protein p24beta2 isoform X1, which produces MGIRLKELYTVVILALLSSLQAVFGIRFVIDREECFSHDIKYEGDTVHVSFVVIKADSTWHYTNDGVDLVVKGPNGDQIHDFRDKISDKFEFMARQRGVHSFCFTNKSPYHETIDFDVHVGHFSYYDEHAKDEHFKPLLDQIWKLEEALYNIQFEQHWLEAQTERQAIVNEAMGRRAIHKALYESAALIGASVLQVYLLRRLFERKLGMSRV; this is translated from the exons ATGGGAATTCGGCTAAAGGAACTTTACACTGTGGTAATATTGGCACTTTTATCGAGCCTGCAGGCTGTGTTTGGGATTAGATTTGTGATTGATAGGGAAGAATGCTTCTCTCATGATATTAAATATGAAGGCGATACCGTTCATGTTTCCTTTGTCGTCATCAAGGCTGATTCAACTTGGCATTATACCAATGATGGTGTTGATCTTGTG GTAAAGGGACCTAACGGTGATCAAATTCATGATTTTCGTGACAAGATAAGTGATAAGTTTGAATTTATGGCTCGTCAAAGAGGAGTCCACAGTTTTTGCTTCACTAACAAGTCTCCTTACCACGAAACCATCGATTTTGATGTACATGTTGGCCATTTTTCATACTATGATGAGCATGCGAAAGATG AGCATTTTAAACCCTTGCTAGATCAGATATGGAAGCTAGAGGAGGCTCTTTACAACATACAATTTGAGCAGCATTGGCTGGAGGCTCAAACTGAACGTCAAGCAATAG TAAATGAAGCAATGGGCCGCAGGGCTATTCACAAAGCTTTATATGAATCTGCAGCACTAATTGGTGCTAGCGTTCTGCAAGTTTACCTTCTTCGCCGGCTGTTCGAACGGAAGCTTGGAATGTCCAGAGTTTAA